One region of Roseicitreum antarcticum genomic DNA includes:
- a CDS encoding phage BR0599 family protein: protein MTYASIEASPADGRPYFLYQFVEGEQVWRFTSRAEAWTSAGGGGETITWEPTAVAHGDVVQTSEIERGRLELTWPLSHPFARRFLAPMGNAPVTLTIFRGHEQVLDETVAHWKGRVVGAEVEGARILLSCESVFSTLRRTGVRAKYQRLCRHALYGRGCGLDIALHWQSGSLTAVAGNAVTIPEVAQHPDGWYRGGVLRCGPALGFITGHAGHMLTLSRPMPELAVSLADPETDPVTGDPLPVHVDIAPGCDLRAATCAAKFGNLLNFGGFPEIPGRNPLGGGSIV from the coding sequence ATGACCTACGCCAGCATCGAAGCCTCACCCGCCGACGGCCGCCCGTATTTCCTATACCAGTTTGTCGAAGGGGAGCAGGTCTGGCGCTTCACCAGCCGGGCTGAGGCCTGGACCAGCGCGGGCGGTGGTGGTGAGACAATCACCTGGGAGCCCACCGCTGTGGCGCATGGCGATGTGGTGCAGACGAGCGAGATCGAGCGGGGACGGCTGGAACTGACATGGCCATTGTCGCATCCCTTCGCGCGGCGGTTCCTTGCACCCATGGGCAATGCGCCAGTGACGCTGACGATATTTCGCGGCCACGAGCAGGTGCTGGACGAGACCGTTGCGCACTGGAAGGGCCGCGTGGTGGGCGCGGAGGTTGAGGGCGCGCGGATATTGCTGAGCTGCGAGTCGGTGTTCAGCACGCTGCGCCGCACGGGCGTGCGCGCGAAGTATCAGCGGCTGTGTCGTCACGCGCTTTACGGGCGCGGCTGCGGGTTGGACATCGCGCTGCACTGGCAAAGCGGTTCGCTGACGGCCGTCGCGGGCAACGCAGTCACGATCCCCGAGGTCGCGCAACACCCCGATGGCTGGTATCGCGGCGGCGTCCTGCGCTGCGGGCCCGCGCTGGGCTTCATCACCGGACACGCAGGGCATATGCTCACCCTGTCGCGGCCGATGCCGGAACTGGCAGTCTCGCTGGCCGATCCAGAGACTGACCCAGTCACCGGCGATCCGCTGCCTGTCCATGTCGACATCGCGCCGGGCTGCGATCTGCGCGCTGCGACCTGTGCGGCCAAGTTCGGCAATCTTCTGAACTTCGGCGGCTTTCCCGAGATCCCCGGCCGCAATCCGCTGGGCGGCGGCTCCATCGTCTGA
- a CDS encoding COG3904 family protein, whose amino-acid sequence MQNFKDKISDLTIGRGLKIILFLQVVVALFLIVTDVAARWHFNQMFDGSEPTSPVAPGDQVRRYDPTRPTPQFSNPGTRPDIDLPEDLPPRLEFMIEQDPELGTLLVMNGAIEAGDAGRLAAYLADLDSMPDAIAINSPGGIVDEALAIGQLIRTRELDTRILPGMGCFSSCPYVLAGGVERHVSLSGAVGLHQHYYETPGYMPVFFAVENIQRGQGATMGFLIEMGIDPGIMIHSLRTPPNDIYVLVESELLESRIATTVTE is encoded by the coding sequence TTGCAAAATTTCAAGGATAAGATTAGCGATTTGACGATTGGCCGGGGTCTGAAGATTATCCTTTTTCTGCAGGTCGTTGTCGCCCTGTTTCTGATTGTGACGGACGTTGCAGCCCGGTGGCACTTCAACCAGATGTTCGACGGATCAGAGCCTACTTCGCCTGTCGCGCCCGGAGATCAGGTACGCAGATACGACCCGACACGACCGACACCACAGTTTTCGAACCCCGGGACGAGGCCAGACATAGACCTGCCTGAAGATCTGCCGCCTCGCCTCGAGTTCATGATAGAACAGGATCCAGAGCTTGGCACGCTGCTTGTCATGAACGGAGCGATTGAAGCCGGGGATGCCGGACGGCTCGCTGCTTATTTAGCGGACCTCGACAGCATGCCGGACGCCATCGCCATTAACAGTCCCGGCGGCATTGTGGATGAAGCGTTGGCGATCGGACAACTGATCCGTACCCGTGAACTCGACACCCGCATCTTACCGGGTATGGGATGTTTTTCTTCTTGCCCATATGTCTTGGCCGGAGGCGTAGAACGGCACGTTTCACTCTCGGGCGCTGTTGGTCTCCATCAGCATTACTATGAAACACCAGGCTACATGCCAGTGTTTTTTGCTGTTGAGAACATCCAGCGCGGCCAAGGGGCGACAATGGGCTTCTTGATCGAGATGGGGATCGACCCCGGAATCATGATCCACAGCTTGAGAACGCCACCAAATGACATCTATGTTCTCGTCGAAAGCGAGCTGCTCGAAAGCAGAATTGCGACGACCGTAACCGAGTAA
- a CDS encoding tyrosine-type recombinase/integrase, producing the protein MAALSDHVIEWGGKPVKSIKRGFASAVKNAKLSDVSPHVLRHTAAVRMAEAGRPMSEIAQYLGHTNTATTEKTYARYSPEHLRTAADSLEFTRLKIVR; encoded by the coding sequence ATGGCCGCGCTGTCGGATCACGTAATCGAATGGGGAGGAAAGCCCGTCAAATCCATCAAGCGCGGCTTTGCCAGCGCCGTGAAGAATGCGAAGCTGTCGGATGTGTCTCCGCACGTGCTGCGCCACACCGCCGCCGTTAGAATGGCCGAGGCGGGCAGGCCCATGTCGGAGATTGCGCAGTACCTTGGCCACACCAACACGGCCACGACCGAGAAGACCTACGCCCGATATTCCCCAGAACACCTGCGCACCGCCGCCGATTCCTTGGAGTTCACGCGGCTCAAAATCGTGCGCTGA
- a CDS encoding site-specific integrase, whose protein sequence is MTQNRSSAVMQQRSEPHNSLDDFPTPPWATRALCELLIAQGYILRTSKAREPAANRGHMVLPLTEYFGAVEASDIHDYGAGFPQSDYLFGPDQDPTDWTITNPPFRLAEQFISRALRTSTKGVAVIVRSAFLEGVGRNDLLFSVTPPTDILQFTERVVMHKGKLSAKGSTATSYCWLVWQGPIGNTRFHWIPPCRKRLERSRITNDRPRLTPNTSQIAGNAALRRCAICAGGGVATLSRRAHDTAAARACGAYECATTESDVSMGVSSSHGTSGQRRRFRLNATTAREAEAEARQVIIEASAPAGAATVAEIWELYRSDRKGRSLPNRCATPERRYCPHSALPSGSDHIAGLPQPDRRMAVDGKHDGTIWTRMNHLRIVLSWAQKMRVIERAPYSRAPEQPAPRDRYLSQAEADRLIDAEAGPHVKLAIILMLTTAARVTAALELTWDRVDFERGQVRLATGEGRKKGRATCR, encoded by the coding sequence ATGACCCAGAACCGCAGCAGCGCCGTAATGCAGCAGCGTAGTGAACCGCACAACAGTCTGGACGACTTCCCTACCCCACCGTGGGCCACGCGGGCGCTGTGTGAGCTTCTGATCGCCCAAGGCTACATACTGCGCACATCCAAGGCTCGGGAACCTGCCGCCAACCGAGGCCATATGGTCCTGCCCCTGACTGAATATTTTGGCGCGGTCGAGGCATCCGACATCCATGACTATGGCGCCGGATTCCCGCAATCCGACTACCTGTTCGGCCCGGATCAGGATCCGACCGACTGGACGATCACGAACCCGCCCTTCCGGCTGGCCGAGCAGTTCATTTCCCGCGCCTTGCGCACCAGCACCAAGGGCGTCGCAGTGATAGTTCGCAGCGCGTTTCTGGAAGGCGTCGGGCGCAATGATCTGCTTTTCAGCGTCACACCGCCCACGGACATCCTGCAATTCACCGAGCGCGTGGTGATGCACAAAGGAAAGCTCAGCGCCAAGGGCAGCACCGCGACCTCATATTGCTGGTTGGTATGGCAAGGACCCATCGGCAACACCCGCTTTCACTGGATACCGCCCTGTCGCAAACGCCTTGAACGTTCGAGGATTACCAATGACCGCCCGCGCCTGACCCCGAACACGTCGCAGATCGCTGGGAATGCAGCGCTGAGACGGTGCGCAATATGTGCAGGCGGGGGAGTTGCCACACTTTCGCGTCGGGCGCATGATACGGCTGCGGCCAGAGCATGTGGAGCTTATGAATGCGCGACTACAGAATCGGACGTCTCAATGGGCGTTTCGTCGTCACATGGCACGAGTGGCCAGCGGCGGCGCTTCCGTCTTAACGCCACAACAGCGCGCGAAGCTGAGGCCGAAGCCCGCCAGGTAATCATAGAGGCCAGCGCCCCGGCGGGCGCAGCAACCGTTGCCGAGATTTGGGAATTGTACCGATCTGACCGCAAGGGCCGGTCATTGCCGAATCGATGCGCCACACCGGAAAGGCGATATTGCCCGCATTCGGCACTTCCTTCCGGATCAGATCACATCGCAGGATTGCCGCAACCAGATCGACGCATGGCGGTGGACGGCAAGCATGACGGGACAATCTGGACGCGCATGAACCATCTGCGGATTGTGCTGAGCTGGGCGCAGAAAATGCGGGTCATCGAACGCGCGCCCTACAGTCGAGCGCCCGAACAGCCCGCCCCGCGCGATCGATACCTTTCACAGGCAGAAGCTGACCGCTTGATCGACGCCGAGGCCGGGCCGCACGTCAAGCTGGCAATCATCCTGATGCTGACCACCGCCGCGCGGGTAACTGCCGCGCTGGAATTAACGTGGGATCGGGTGGACTTCGAGCGCGGGCAAGTCAGACTGGCCACAGGCGAAGGACGCAAGAAAGGCCGGGCTACGTGCCGATGA
- a CDS encoding DUF4031 domain-containing protein, protein MTVYVDDMQAPFGRMKMCHMIADSTDELLAMADRIGVARRWIQHAGTTREHFDIAMTKRALAVRHGAVEVTRLELGRIILARRAKPAEVQR, encoded by the coding sequence ATGACAGTCTATGTCGACGACATGCAAGCCCCGTTTGGCCGCATGAAAATGTGCCACATGATCGCGGACAGCACCGACGAGCTGCTGGCGATGGCTGATCGCATCGGTGTCGCCAGGCGGTGGATACAGCACGCCGGTACGACCCGGGAACACTTCGACATCGCAATGACCAAGCGGGCGCTGGCTGTGCGGCACGGTGCCGTAGAGGTCACGCGGTTGGAGTTGGGCCGGATCATTTTGGCGAGGCGCGCGAAGCCAGCAGAGGTGCAGCGATGA
- a CDS encoding DNA cytosine methyltransferase translates to MTLEIGGQTFVVVDIGMRMLTPRELFNAQGFPADYVIEGVWQGVETDDPTFKPFAKDVQVSCCGNSVCPPLAEAIVRANCAHLAANIEQEAAHG, encoded by the coding sequence GTGACGCTGGAAATCGGCGGGCAGACCTTTGTGGTGGTCGACATTGGCATGCGCATGCTGACCCCCCGCGAGTTGTTCAACGCGCAGGGGTTTCCGGCTGACTACGTCATCGAGGGCGTTTGGCAGGGCGTCGAGACCGATGATCCGACGTTCAAGCCTTTCGCCAAGGACGTGCAGGTCAGTTGCTGCGGCAACAGCGTCTGCCCGCCGCTGGCTGAGGCCATCGTGCGTGCCAACTGCGCCCATCTGGCAGCGAACATTGAACAGGAGGCCGCACATGGCTGA